Proteins encoded in a region of the Candidatus Zixiibacteriota bacterium genome:
- a CDS encoding phospholipase A: MPSLCKATAFIISLAFSLVILAPAPLRAYEPSEDFQFIRTGPGLSLHKELFMLPATISGAYSGPQTEAVFQMSAKHRILGLPLYFAYTQISFWQAYDARNSAPFRETNYNPEIFFRPKTLPFSSGQVGADIGFEHESNGQRPPISRSWNLIYISPYYLRPNLLLYLKLRYRLPEDDKTDPLDAAGDDNPDITDYLGYSDLQLFYRLPWHHLVRLMLRGNISTGKGGFLATYSFPVEIGDLSHFYLRVSHGYGESIVDYRRSLTRVGFGIMFSR, from the coding sequence ATGCCGTCTCTCTGTAAGGCGACAGCTTTCATTATTTCACTCGCGTTCTCTCTGGTCATTCTCGCCCCGGCGCCACTGCGCGCCTATGAGCCGTCCGAGGATTTCCAGTTCATCCGCACCGGACCCGGCCTTTCTCTGCACAAAGAGCTTTTCATGCTCCCGGCCACCATCTCCGGCGCCTATAGCGGCCCCCAGACTGAAGCTGTCTTCCAGATGAGCGCCAAACACCGTATCCTCGGCCTCCCGCTTTACTTTGCTTACACCCAGATTTCCTTCTGGCAGGCGTACGATGCGCGAAACTCCGCCCCGTTCCGCGAGACCAACTATAATCCCGAAATCTTCTTCCGCCCCAAAACTCTCCCTTTCTCCTCTGGGCAAGTCGGCGCCGATATCGGCTTTGAGCATGAATCGAACGGCCAGAGACCGCCGATTTCTCGAAGCTGGAACTTGATTTATATCTCCCCTTATTATCTTCGCCCAAATTTACTGCTCTATCTCAAACTCCGCTACCGCCTCCCGGAGGATGACAAAACCGACCCGCTCGATGCGGCCGGAGACGACAATCCTGATATTACCGATTACCTCGGGTACAGCGACCTGCAATTATTCTATCGTCTCCCCTGGCATCATCTCGTCCGCCTGATGCTTCGCGGCAATATCAGCACCGGCAAGGGCGGCTTTCTCGCCACTTACAGCTTCCCGGTCGAAATCGGCGACTTGAGTCATTTTTACTTGCGCGTCTCCCACGGCTACGGCGAGAGCATTGTCGATTACAGACGCTCCCTCACCCGCGTCGGATTCGGGATAATGTTTTCAAGATAA